In Polynucleobacter sp. es-EL-1, the following are encoded in one genomic region:
- a CDS encoding phasin family protein, whose protein sequence is MNLTPEQIAAAHKANLETLSGLTSQALQSIEKLVELNMQIAKQSLSDSMSSAKKALEVKDIQQLLAHQAEAVQPMAEKIMAYSRHLYELAHETQASFTKSAEQEFQEGQRKMNALVEDWTKNAPPGSDAAVTAMKQAIASATNVFETSQKAVKQAMEVTQSNLQNASKATSAPSKTANKRK, encoded by the coding sequence ATGAACTTAACACCAGAACAAATCGCTGCAGCACATAAAGCCAATTTAGAAACCCTCAGTGGACTAACGAGCCAAGCGCTCCAGAGTATTGAAAAATTAGTGGAACTTAATATGCAGATTGCTAAGCAAAGCTTAAGCGATAGCATGTCCAGCGCCAAGAAGGCTCTCGAAGTAAAAGACATTCAACAGCTTTTGGCACACCAAGCCGAAGCTGTCCAACCGATGGCAGAAAAAATCATGGCTTATAGCCGCCATCTATATGAACTTGCTCATGAAACTCAGGCTAGCTTTACAAAATCTGCAGAGCAAGAGTTTCAGGAGGGTCAGAGAAAAATGAATGCATTGGTGGAGGATTGGACTAAAAACGCCCCTCCCGGTTCAGATGCTGCAGTGACAGCGATGAAGCAAGCTATCGCTTCGGCAACAAATGTATTTGAAACGAGCCAAAAGGCAGTAAAACAAGCAATGGAAGTTACGCAAAGTAATTTACAAAATGCAAGTAAGGCTACTAGCGCTCCAAGCAAAACTGCGAACAAGAGAAAGTAA
- a CDS encoding serine hydrolase, with product MRLKQFWLLAFVGLLSCGVTISANSLASSNDAQSKKSSKNASKVVVKVDSKKVAKSSKKPKAVRTTVTRSSNPAPSRPSFATALGLRGQHDDLSLKSSVAMVVNQDTKEVYFEKNPSVSLPIASITKLMTAMVVLDSNLPLDETLVINTDDVQSYRNSRLSGGTTLTREEALLLALMSSENRAAYTLGRNYPGGMRAFVDAMNRKAREIGMTHSHFADPTGLLSENVASAEDLTRLLGSAYQYKVIRDFSTWPDLTMMVGKRPQKFVNTNRLVRAGDMNIGLQKTGFINAAGRCLVMQAKVNNTPLLLVFLDSVGTQSRFADAVRVKDWYERMPAGEPQPIRRLM from the coding sequence ATGCGCTTGAAACAATTTTGGCTATTAGCGTTTGTGGGTTTGCTCTCTTGTGGTGTCACTATCTCTGCAAATAGCCTAGCTTCTTCAAATGATGCGCAAAGTAAGAAGTCTTCCAAGAATGCATCTAAGGTGGTGGTGAAGGTGGACTCCAAGAAGGTTGCCAAGTCTTCTAAAAAACCCAAAGCAGTTCGTACTACAGTAACGCGTTCTAGTAATCCCGCCCCTAGTAGACCATCCTTTGCTACCGCTTTAGGCTTACGTGGCCAGCATGATGATCTGAGTCTTAAGTCCAGCGTAGCCATGGTTGTTAATCAAGATACCAAAGAAGTGTATTTTGAGAAGAATCCTTCAGTCAGCTTGCCAATTGCATCGATTACCAAGCTGATGACAGCGATGGTCGTATTGGACTCTAACTTGCCTCTGGATGAAACCTTAGTCATTAATACGGATGATGTCCAAAGCTATCGCAATTCCAGATTATCTGGGGGCACGACATTAACCCGAGAAGAGGCTTTACTACTGGCATTGATGTCTTCTGAAAATCGTGCAGCCTATACTTTAGGTCGCAACTATCCTGGTGGTATGCGCGCTTTTGTGGATGCTATGAATCGCAAGGCAAGGGAAATTGGCATGACCCATTCTCATTTTGCAGATCCCACTGGACTACTCAGTGAAAACGTGGCTTCTGCTGAAGACCTGACTCGATTGCTTGGCTCTGCTTATCAATATAAAGTGATTCGTGATTTTTCTACCTGGCCTGATCTGACTATGATGGTTGGTAAACGCCCGCAAAAATTTGTGAATACCAATCGCTTAGTTCGCGCTGGCGATATGAATATTGGCTTACAAAAAACCGGATTTATTAATGCAGCGGGAAGATGCTTGGTGATGCAAGCCAAGGTGAACAACACGCCACTCTTGTTAGTATTCCTTGATTCCGTTGGAACGCAATCACGCTTTGCTGATGCTGTGAGGGTTAAAGACTGGTATGAGCGCATGCCAGCAGGAGAGCCTCAGCCTATTCGTCGCCTCATGTAG
- a CDS encoding phosphoglycerate kinase produces the protein MKFLRMTDIDLKGKRVFIRADLNVPQNDVGVIMDDTRIRASIPAIQHALSEGAAVMVTSHLGRPVEGELNPEETLGPIALRIADLLGRKVSLITNWVENGVKVNPGEVVLLENCRINVGEKKNDDALAKKMASLCDVYVNDAFGTAHRAEATTYGIAQYAPIACAGPLMAAELDALGLAFQNPQRPLVAIVAGSKVSTKLTILKSLAEKVDQLIVGGGIANTFMLAMGLPIGKSLAEPNLVDEAKEIMAIMAKRGAEVPIPNDVIVANEFSSQARANKVMAEEVQSDDMILDIGPRTAAKLAMIISNAGTIVWNGPVGVFEIEQFGGGTKMLAAAIAHSPAFTIGGGGDTLAAISKYQIANQIDYISTGGGAFLEFLEGKTLPAVDILVKRATQ, from the coding sequence ATGAAATTCTTACGAATGACAGACATTGATTTAAAAGGTAAACGGGTTTTTATCCGCGCCGATCTGAATGTGCCACAAAACGATGTTGGCGTCATTATGGACGACACCCGTATCAGAGCATCGATCCCGGCAATTCAACATGCTTTATCTGAAGGTGCAGCAGTGATGGTGACTTCTCATCTGGGTAGACCGGTTGAGGGTGAGCTAAACCCAGAAGAAACGCTAGGCCCTATTGCATTGCGAATTGCAGATCTGTTAGGGCGTAAGGTTTCTCTTATTACAAACTGGGTCGAGAATGGCGTAAAAGTGAATCCTGGTGAGGTGGTACTGCTAGAGAACTGTCGTATTAATGTAGGTGAGAAAAAAAATGATGATGCGCTGGCAAAGAAAATGGCGTCATTATGCGATGTCTATGTAAATGATGCTTTTGGTACGGCGCACCGCGCTGAAGCAACAACCTATGGGATAGCACAATACGCTCCGATTGCTTGCGCCGGACCATTAATGGCAGCAGAACTAGATGCCTTAGGCTTAGCTTTTCAAAATCCGCAGCGACCATTGGTTGCGATTGTTGCAGGCTCAAAAGTTTCTACAAAGTTAACAATCCTAAAATCCCTTGCTGAAAAAGTAGATCAACTGATTGTGGGTGGTGGTATTGCAAACACTTTTATGCTTGCAATGGGTCTGCCAATTGGAAAGTCTTTGGCAGAACCTAATCTCGTTGATGAAGCAAAAGAAATCATGGCCATCATGGCTAAGCGAGGCGCTGAGGTTCCCATTCCAAATGATGTGATTGTTGCCAACGAATTTTCATCTCAAGCACGAGCAAACAAAGTCATGGCCGAAGAAGTTCAGTCAGATGACATGATTTTGGATATTGGGCCGCGAACAGCAGCTAAGCTTGCCATGATTATTTCTAATGCTGGAACGATCGTCTGGAATGGGCCTGTTGGCGTATTTGAGATTGAACAATTTGGCGGTGGAACCAAAATGCTGGCTGCCGCAATTGCCCATTCACCTGCATTTACGATTGGCGGGGGTGGAGATACGCTAGCTGCAATCAGCAAGTACCAGATTGCCAATCAAATTGATTACATATCAACCGGGGGAGGTGCCTTTCTAGAGTTCTTGGAAGGAAAAACCTTACCTGCGGTCGATATTTTAGTTAAAAGAGCAACCCAATAA
- a CDS encoding HAD-IA family hydrolase: MMQIDLSPYEYILFDVDGTMAETEGLGHLPAFNAAFKQFSIPWHWDSQTYKELLKTTGGFERLKDYRHTIEQAGNNGASWLPDDKLLKQVHLAKNQIYAQLMQEGVVVARTGLVWFINELSAHGKRWGVVTTTSQSNWDSLWKQVLESQISTEPAVVICGEDVQLKKPDPQAYLLAMKKLGADPGSCMAVEDSGNGLLAAWNAGIDVLVVRSQFFSDGDFSLAKVIADDFSQLSPSY, from the coding sequence ATGATGCAAATTGACCTTAGTCCTTATGAATACATTTTATTTGATGTCGATGGCACCATGGCTGAGACAGAGGGCTTAGGGCATTTACCCGCTTTTAACGCTGCGTTTAAACAGTTTTCCATTCCTTGGCATTGGGATAGTCAAACCTATAAGGAGTTACTAAAAACAACCGGTGGGTTTGAGCGCCTCAAAGACTATCGACATACCATTGAGCAGGCCGGCAATAATGGCGCTTCTTGGCTCCCAGATGACAAGCTTCTGAAGCAAGTACACCTAGCTAAAAATCAGATTTATGCACAGCTTATGCAAGAGGGGGTTGTGGTAGCAAGGACTGGTTTGGTATGGTTTATCAATGAGCTTTCCGCTCACGGAAAGCGATGGGGTGTAGTGACCACAACTAGTCAGTCCAATTGGGATAGTTTGTGGAAGCAGGTATTGGAAAGTCAAATTTCAACTGAGCCAGCAGTGGTGATCTGTGGCGAGGATGTGCAGCTTAAAAAGCCAGACCCACAGGCATATCTACTAGCAATGAAAAAATTAGGGGCTGATCCAGGTTCCTGTATGGCTGTAGAGGATTCGGGCAATGGCCTACTGGCAGCTTGGAATGCAGGCATTGACGTACTTGTCGTACGAAGCCAATTTTTTTCTGATGGCGACTTTTCCCTTGCCAAAGTCATTGCTGATGACTTTTCTCAGTTGAGCCCTAGTTACTAA
- the ppc gene encoding phosphoenolpyruvate carboxylase → MIKLNTSEVPLVEDIRLLGKILGDIIREQEGDVVYGLVEKVRKLSVSFHRDANQKANHELAKLLKGLSSDHAMKVLRAFTYFSHLANLAEDRHYIRRRLSYERMGSYQDGSISMAFKKLHAAGVSNMEISKTLQGSFISPVLTAHPTEVQRTSILEAERDIANLLTLRDQIKESSRANHSDKDILLVKELKANEELIRARVLQLWHTRLLRFTKLTVADEIENALSYYETTFLKEIPKIYAQLEDSLEGNSVASFLKMGQWIGGDRDGNPNVSAKTLEYAISRQAELVLRHYLTEIHYLGRELSVSALLLKFPKPMRELAAASPDANEHRQDEPYRRALTGIYSRLAATLKMLTGTDAARHAIPPQNPYIYSEEFLSDLKIIEDSLVSQGAKALVDRRLRGLMRAVEVFGFHLATIDLRQSSDMHEAVLAELLNASLIENNYSSLSELDKQTLLLSLLSDPRGLRVVGHQYSDFLLAELAIFEMAKKVHHTYGENSIRHYIISHTETVSDLLEVLLLQKEVGLLHGTLGKKASTDLIVVPLFETIEDLRNAAPIMQAFYALPGILNLVKRSGAEQDIMLGYSDSNKDGGIVTSNWELYCAELALVKVFEPLELQHGVKLRLFHGRGGTVGRGGGPSYEAILAQPPGTVRGQIRLTEQGEVIGSKYANPEIGRRNLETLVAATLEATLLKPSKQASKAFLDAAASISQSSMSAYRRLVYETPGFAEYFFDATPIREIAKLNIGSRPASRKAGQKIEDLRAIPWGFSWGQCRLTLPGWFGFGSAVQEFIHRDNASEKKAALALLKKMYKEWPFFRTLLSNMDMALAKSDLALASRYSELVPDIRLRKKIFHAIELEWNKTVEALTLITGEKVRLANNPALARSIRNRFPYIDPLHHLQIELVRRYRAGKHDERVQRGIHIAINGIAAGLRNTG, encoded by the coding sequence ATGATTAAATTAAACACATCAGAAGTTCCCTTGGTTGAGGACATTCGGCTTTTGGGAAAGATTCTTGGCGATATCATTCGTGAACAAGAGGGTGATGTCGTTTATGGCCTAGTAGAAAAAGTTCGAAAACTCTCGGTTTCATTTCATCGAGATGCTAATCAGAAAGCGAATCATGAGTTAGCTAAACTGCTCAAAGGCTTGAGCAGTGATCATGCGATGAAAGTTTTGAGGGCTTTTACTTACTTTAGTCATTTGGCTAACTTAGCCGAGGATCGTCACTACATTAGACGTCGCTTATCTTATGAGCGCATGGGAAGTTATCAAGACGGTAGCATTTCTATGGCTTTCAAAAAACTGCATGCTGCTGGGGTCTCTAATATGGAAATCTCCAAGACTCTTCAAGGCAGTTTTATTTCTCCTGTGCTGACAGCTCACCCTACGGAAGTTCAGAGAACGAGCATATTAGAAGCCGAAAGAGATATTGCGAATTTATTAACACTGCGTGATCAAATTAAAGAATCATCACGAGCAAATCATTCTGATAAAGACATCTTGCTCGTTAAAGAACTCAAGGCTAATGAAGAGCTTATCCGCGCTCGTGTACTGCAGCTTTGGCACACCCGATTGCTACGTTTTACTAAGCTTACTGTTGCAGACGAAATTGAAAATGCCTTGTCTTACTACGAGACAACTTTCTTAAAAGAAATTCCTAAGATTTATGCGCAGTTAGAAGATTCGTTGGAGGGTAACTCCGTTGCCAGTTTTCTGAAGATGGGTCAGTGGATTGGTGGTGATCGAGATGGCAATCCAAATGTCAGTGCAAAAACCCTCGAATATGCCATTTCAAGACAAGCTGAGTTGGTATTAAGACACTATTTAACTGAAATTCATTATTTAGGTAGAGAGCTATCTGTATCCGCCTTGCTTTTGAAGTTCCCTAAGCCGATGCGTGAATTAGCTGCTGCCTCTCCTGATGCGAATGAACATCGCCAAGATGAGCCCTATCGCAGAGCGCTTACCGGAATATATTCTAGACTTGCAGCCACTCTCAAGATGCTCACTGGTACTGATGCTGCTAGACATGCGATACCCCCTCAAAACCCCTATATTTACTCTGAAGAGTTTTTATCTGACCTAAAAATTATTGAGGATTCATTGGTTTCGCAGGGTGCAAAAGCCTTAGTTGATCGTCGTTTAAGAGGGTTAATGAGGGCGGTTGAGGTATTTGGCTTTCACTTGGCGACTATTGATTTGCGGCAAAGTTCTGATATGCATGAGGCCGTTTTGGCTGAGTTACTCAATGCGTCTTTAATCGAGAATAACTATTCAAGTTTATCGGAGTTAGATAAACAAACACTCTTGTTGTCCTTATTAAGTGATCCGCGGGGTTTACGTGTTGTAGGTCATCAATATTCTGATTTTTTGCTAGCAGAGCTTGCGATTTTTGAGATGGCCAAAAAGGTGCACCATACATATGGCGAGAATTCTATTCGCCACTATATTATTAGCCACACAGAAACAGTGAGCGATCTTTTAGAAGTATTACTTCTCCAGAAAGAGGTTGGTCTACTGCATGGAACTTTAGGGAAAAAAGCTTCGACTGACTTAATCGTTGTGCCACTGTTTGAGACCATCGAGGACTTACGAAATGCAGCCCCAATTATGCAAGCCTTTTACGCTCTACCAGGCATATTGAACTTGGTAAAGCGATCTGGTGCAGAGCAGGACATTATGCTGGGCTACTCTGATTCCAATAAGGATGGCGGTATCGTTACTAGTAACTGGGAGTTGTATTGCGCCGAGCTTGCCCTAGTGAAAGTATTTGAACCCCTCGAGTTGCAGCATGGTGTAAAGCTGCGTTTATTTCATGGAAGAGGTGGCACTGTTGGACGTGGTGGGGGTCCAAGCTATGAAGCTATTTTGGCGCAACCCCCCGGTACTGTCCGAGGGCAAATTCGTCTTACGGAGCAAGGGGAGGTTATTGGATCTAAATATGCCAATCCAGAGATTGGAAGGCGGAATTTAGAAACTTTGGTTGCGGCAACCTTGGAAGCTACTTTGTTGAAACCAAGCAAGCAAGCAAGCAAAGCCTTTTTAGATGCTGCCGCAAGTATTTCACAGTCCAGTATGAGCGCCTATCGTCGTCTTGTATACGAAACCCCAGGGTTTGCAGAGTACTTTTTTGATGCGACACCAATTCGTGAAATTGCGAAGCTCAATATTGGCTCTCGCCCGGCAAGTCGTAAGGCCGGTCAAAAAATAGAGGATCTCAGGGCAATTCCCTGGGGATTTAGCTGGGGCCAATGTCGTCTGACACTGCCTGGCTGGTTTGGTTTTGGCTCTGCCGTTCAGGAATTTATACATCGTGACAATGCTTCCGAGAAAAAAGCTGCACTAGCGTTGCTAAAAAAAATGTACAAGGAGTGGCCCTTTTTTAGGACCTTGCTTTCTAATATGGATATGGCACTAGCTAAGAGTGACTTAGCGCTTGCCTCAAGATACAGTGAACTAGTCCCAGATATTCGCTTGCGCAAGAAAATCTTTCATGCCATTGAATTAGAGTGGAATAAGACCGTAGAGGCGCTTACCCTCATTACGGGGGAGAAGGTGCGCTTAGCAAATAATCCAGCCTTAGCCCGGTCTATCCGCAATCGCTTTCCTTATATTGATCCTCTGCACCACTTGCAGATTGAATTGGTGAGACGCTATCGAGCCGGTAAGCATGATGAGCGAGTACAACGCGGAATACATATTGCCATTAATGGTATCGCAGCAGGTTTGCGCAATACTGGTTAG
- the gap gene encoding type I glyceraldehyde-3-phosphate dehydrogenase, with the protein MTIKVAINGYGRIGRMMLRAIYEEKFNDIKVVAINGLGGIDMNAHLTQYDSAHGRFPGTVEVDGDHMIINGDRIKIFSTRNPQETPWGEYDVDVVLECSGVFTSKEKAMVHIEQGAKKVLISAPGEKDVDATIVYGVNHQSLKPSDIVVSNASCTTNCLAPIVKPLLDSIGIESGLMTTIHAYTNDQVLTDVYHKDMRRARSATMSMIPTKTGAAKAVGLVLPQLQGKFDGFAMRVPVINVSVVDLTFIPTRKTSADEVNALLKEASEGSLKGVLGYNTLPLVSIDFNHNPLPSIFDSTQTRVSKDGNLVKVLSWYDNEWGYSCQMLRATKALMSV; encoded by the coding sequence ATGACAATTAAAGTGGCAATCAATGGATATGGACGAATTGGGCGCATGATGTTGCGGGCAATTTATGAAGAGAAATTTAATGACATTAAAGTCGTAGCAATTAATGGTTTGGGTGGAATTGATATGAATGCCCATTTAACCCAATACGATTCTGCCCACGGTCGTTTTCCAGGCACCGTTGAGGTTGATGGTGATCACATGATCATCAACGGCGACCGGATCAAAATATTTTCTACACGCAACCCTCAAGAGACTCCTTGGGGTGAATATGATGTTGACGTAGTCCTTGAATGTTCCGGCGTATTCACGTCCAAAGAAAAGGCTATGGTGCACATCGAACAAGGGGCTAAAAAGGTATTAATTTCAGCGCCTGGAGAAAAGGATGTTGATGCTACGATTGTATATGGCGTTAATCATCAATCATTAAAGCCATCAGACATTGTTGTTTCAAATGCTAGCTGTACAACGAACTGCTTAGCTCCTATTGTCAAGCCGCTATTAGACAGTATCGGTATTGAGTCTGGCTTAATGACCACTATTCATGCATATACCAATGATCAGGTATTAACGGATGTTTATCATAAGGATATGCGTCGGGCACGTTCTGCGACGATGAGCATGATTCCTACTAAAACTGGCGCTGCTAAAGCGGTTGGACTTGTTTTACCTCAATTGCAAGGTAAGTTTGATGGTTTTGCTATGCGCGTCCCCGTCATTAATGTTTCTGTTGTTGATTTAACTTTTATCCCCACTCGCAAAACAAGTGCAGATGAAGTTAATGCTTTATTGAAAGAGGCCAGTGAGGGCTCGCTCAAAGGAGTGCTTGGATATAACACTTTGCCGCTGGTATCCATTGACTTTAATCATAATCCACTACCTAGTATTTTTGATAGCACGCAGACACGAGTATCCAAAGATGGTAATTTGGTCAAAGTATTATCTTGGTATGACAATGAATGGGGCTACAGTTGTCAAATGCTTCGGGCAACGAAAGCGTTGATGTCTGTTTAA
- a CDS encoding HAD-IA family hydrolase — protein sequence MALVMYDLDGTLLDTATEITQAVNLTLEDFSCRHVDEADVRRWIGHGTGWLMEQAWAANAGDKSVPWTEVMHRFMIHYGNTAGTCSQFFPKVIETLEQVQSIGVKQAIITNKETKFTERILQKYDLNQYFDMVICGDTLPFKKPHPGVIEHCIHTLNSSPGHSLFVGDSEIDVATAKAAGIVCWAVPYGYNHGRPISMSDPDRLVEDISDVPNYFRGIQ from the coding sequence ATGGCTTTAGTAATGTACGATCTTGACGGCACGCTCTTAGATACTGCCACTGAAATTACCCAAGCAGTAAATCTCACCCTAGAGGATTTTTCTTGCCGTCATGTTGATGAGGCGGATGTTCGTCGTTGGATTGGTCATGGTACTGGCTGGCTAATGGAGCAGGCTTGGGCAGCTAATGCAGGAGATAAATCAGTGCCGTGGACTGAGGTCATGCATCGCTTCATGATTCATTATGGCAATACCGCAGGAACTTGTAGCCAGTTTTTTCCTAAAGTTATCGAAACTTTGGAGCAGGTGCAGTCCATTGGGGTTAAGCAAGCCATTATTACCAATAAAGAAACTAAATTTACCGAGCGCATCTTGCAGAAATACGATCTCAATCAATACTTTGATATGGTGATTTGTGGTGATACTTTGCCATTTAAAAAGCCTCACCCTGGTGTGATTGAGCACTGTATTCATACCCTGAATTCATCTCCAGGGCATAGTCTCTTTGTTGGTGATTCTGAAATTGATGTTGCTACCGCAAAAGCAGCTGGAATTGTGTGCTGGGCTGTACCTTATGGTTATAACCATGGGCGTCCAATCTCAATGTCTGATCCTGATCGTCTGGTAGAAGATATTTCTGATGTGCCTAATTACTTTCGGGGAATTCAATGA
- a CDS encoding DMT family transporter produces the protein MTLKLENLIAPLFVLIWSTGFVIARMAMPYVEPATFLSWRFAGVLMAMAFLSFIWKMTWPSWTQIGHIAVAGLLLQFGYLMGVWFAVYLGMTAGLIAIIVGLQPILTAWFAAWVSETVSARQWVGLGFGFAGVALVVAEKIGFVQIPLASYALAFAALLSITFGTLYQKKYCPVFDLRAGSSIQFGVSAVLCFACMFFFESGVMVWNAPVVFALLWAIFPLSIGSISLLFMMIRKGAATKVTSLLYLTPPMTAALAWLIFDEPFTLLMAGGLALTMTGVVLVNARQTRPVATIAE, from the coding sequence ATGACTTTGAAGTTAGAAAACCTCATCGCTCCATTATTTGTCCTCATATGGAGTACCGGCTTTGTGATTGCCCGTATGGCTATGCCCTATGTTGAGCCAGCCACGTTCTTGTCCTGGCGTTTTGCTGGGGTCTTGATGGCCATGGCCTTTCTGAGTTTTATCTGGAAAATGACTTGGCCAAGTTGGACGCAAATTGGGCATATTGCGGTAGCAGGCTTATTGCTGCAATTTGGTTATCTCATGGGCGTCTGGTTTGCTGTCTACTTGGGCATGACCGCAGGGCTGATAGCGATCATTGTTGGCCTGCAACCCATCTTGACTGCTTGGTTTGCTGCTTGGGTGTCTGAGACCGTTAGTGCGCGGCAATGGGTAGGTCTAGGGTTTGGTTTTGCTGGGGTGGCTTTAGTCGTGGCAGAAAAAATTGGCTTTGTCCAGATTCCTTTAGCTAGCTATGCGCTAGCGTTTGCCGCCTTACTATCCATCACTTTTGGCACCCTTTATCAAAAAAAATATTGTCCGGTATTTGATTTAAGGGCAGGTTCCTCTATTCAGTTTGGGGTTTCTGCCGTTCTGTGCTTTGCCTGCATGTTCTTCTTTGAATCGGGGGTCATGGTTTGGAATGCGCCCGTAGTATTTGCCTTGTTGTGGGCAATCTTTCCGCTATCCATCGGGTCGATTAGTCTGTTATTCATGATGATCCGAAAGGGCGCCGCAACCAAAGTCACTAGTCTTTTGTATTTGACACCCCCAATGACCGCAGCCTTAGCTTGGCTGATTTTTGATGAGCCATTTACGCTATTGATGGCAGGGGGTCTTGCACTGACGATGACCGGGGTAGTCTTGGTGAATGCTCGTCAAACTAGGCCTGTAGCAACTATCGCGGAGTAA
- the rpe gene encoding ribulose-phosphate 3-epimerase, giving the protein MSKDYIIAPSILSADFARLGDEVKNVLDSGADWIHFDVMDNHYVPNLTIGPLVCEAIRSYAIKDGKPACIDVHLMVEPVDRIIPDFAKAGANLISFHPEASAHIDRTLGLIKDCGCQAGITLNPATPLSYLEYILDKVDLILLMSVNPGFGGQSFIPSTLEKLKSVRGMLNAYEANGGKKIRLEVDGGVNASNIAQIAQAGADTFVAGSAIYSKPDYKAVIDSMREALKGI; this is encoded by the coding sequence GTGAGCAAAGACTACATCATTGCACCATCCATTTTATCTGCTGACTTCGCAAGATTGGGCGATGAGGTTAAGAATGTTTTGGATTCAGGTGCCGATTGGATTCATTTTGATGTAATGGATAATCACTATGTTCCCAATCTCACAATTGGCCCCTTAGTTTGTGAAGCGATTCGGTCATATGCCATTAAAGATGGCAAACCAGCATGTATCGATGTCCATCTAATGGTTGAGCCTGTTGATCGGATCATTCCTGATTTTGCTAAAGCGGGCGCCAATTTGATCAGCTTTCATCCAGAGGCTAGCGCTCATATTGATCGCACCTTAGGTCTTATTAAAGACTGTGGCTGTCAAGCAGGCATCACCTTAAACCCAGCAACACCCTTGAGTTACCTCGAGTACATTCTAGATAAAGTGGACTTAATACTCCTAATGTCTGTCAACCCTGGTTTTGGTGGCCAATCTTTCATTCCTTCAACCTTGGAAAAGTTGAAGTCAGTCAGAGGTATGCTGAATGCTTATGAAGCGAATGGAGGTAAGAAAATTCGTTTGGAGGTAGACGGGGGAGTCAATGCCAGCAATATTGCGCAAATTGCCCAGGCTGGAGCAGATACTTTTGTGGCAGGCTCTGCAATTTATTCAAAACCTGACTATAAGGCAGTCATAGATTCCATGAGAGAGGCGCTAAAGGGAATATAA
- the fba gene encoding class II fructose-bisphosphate aldolase (catalyzes the reversible aldol condensation of dihydroxyacetonephosphate and glyceraldehyde 3-phosphate in the Calvin cycle, glycolysis, and/or gluconeogenesis) translates to MALISLRQLLDHAAEHQYGIAAFNVNNMEQIHAIMQAADELDSPVILQASAGARKYAGEAFLRLMVQAAAEQYPHIPVCLHQDHGSSPDVCQMSIRSGFSSVMMDGSLMADAKTPATYDYNVGVTRRVVEMAHAVGVSVEGELGCLGSLETGTAGEEDGVGAEGVLDHSQLLTDPDEAARFVQETQVDALAIAIGTSHGAYKFSRPPTGDILAIDRIKAIHQRIPNTHLVMHGSSSVPQEWLAIIRQYGGAIKETYGVPVEEIVQGIKNGVRKVNIDTDIRLAMTGAMRKLMAEKPEEFDPRAFFKVATAAAKDICRDRFIAFGSAGQASKIKTISLDNMAVQYAKGELAAIVN, encoded by the coding sequence ATGGCATTAATTTCTTTAAGACAATTACTTGATCATGCGGCTGAACATCAATATGGAATTGCTGCATTCAATGTTAATAATATGGAGCAAATCCATGCCATCATGCAGGCGGCAGATGAGCTAGATAGCCCGGTTATTTTGCAGGCTTCAGCAGGCGCCAGAAAATATGCTGGGGAGGCATTTCTGCGCCTGATGGTGCAAGCTGCTGCTGAACAGTATCCTCATATCCCGGTGTGTTTGCATCAGGATCACGGATCATCTCCAGATGTATGCCAAATGTCTATTCGAAGCGGATTTTCGAGCGTCATGATGGACGGATCCTTAATGGCTGATGCTAAAACACCAGCTACCTATGACTATAACGTCGGTGTCACACGTCGAGTCGTAGAGATGGCGCATGCAGTAGGTGTTTCTGTCGAAGGAGAGTTGGGTTGTTTAGGCTCTCTAGAAACTGGAACTGCCGGTGAAGAAGACGGCGTTGGTGCTGAAGGCGTTTTGGATCACTCTCAATTATTAACAGATCCCGATGAGGCAGCCCGCTTTGTTCAAGAGACACAAGTGGACGCTCTAGCAATTGCCATTGGTACAAGCCATGGCGCGTACAAATTTAGTCGCCCTCCGACTGGCGATATTTTGGCAATTGATCGGATTAAGGCAATTCATCAACGCATCCCCAATACGCATCTAGTGATGCATGGTTCATCGAGTGTTCCCCAAGAATGGCTTGCCATTATTCGACAGTATGGTGGAGCAATTAAAGAAACTTATGGTGTTCCAGTTGAAGAAATAGTCCAGGGAATTAAAAATGGAGTGCGAAAAGTTAACATTGATACTGATATCCGCTTGGCGATGACAGGCGCAATGCGTAAATTAATGGCAGAAAAACCTGAAGAATTTGATCCGCGAGCTTTTTTCAAAGTGGCAACTGCAGCAGCAAAAGATATCTGCCGTGACCGTTTTATTGCCTTTGGTAGTGCTGGTCAAGCTTCGAAGATCAAAACAATTTCTTTGGACAACATGGCAGTTCAATATGCAAAAGGAGAGTTAGCTGCAATTGTGAACTAA